The following proteins are co-located in the Castanea sativa cultivar Marrone di Chiusa Pesio chromosome 8, ASM4071231v1 genome:
- the LOC142605669 gene encoding uncharacterized protein LOC142605669, with translation MGTLVGHVAPGFGFFIVGLWHLYNHIKLHAQYPNSYTSLPWFPTSKIRYFELFLIMGGCVASIAMELFISPDRHQPFDSDGTIPSNHLHNFEHSNISLTFFVYAAFALALDKVGTKAQHGLTQLIGAIAFAQMFLLFHFHSTDHMGPEGQYHLLLQIVIVISLATTLMGIGNPKSFIISFVRSVSIIFQGVWLMVMGFMLWTPELLPKGCFLHLEEGHKVARCSGDEALYRAKSLIVLQFSWYVVGITSLAVLFYLFLVKAYGEKVEYASLIKEEEQEGEDFEDIESQKKRKIGNSTSFIQMGKVFSPIDMER, from the coding sequence ATGGGCACTTTGGTGGGACATGTGGCACCAGGCTTTGGGTTTTTCATCGTGGGCCTATGGCACCTCTATAACCACATCAAGCTCCATGCTCAGTACCCAAATTCTTATACCTCTTTACCATGGTTTCCCACCTCAAAAATCAGGTACTTTGAACTCTTCTTGATCATGGGAGGCTGTGTTGCTTCCATAGCCATGGAACTCTTCATAAGCCCTGATAGACACCAACCCTTTGACTCTGATGGAACCATCCCTTCCAACCATCTCCACAACTTTGAACACTCCAACATCTCACTAACTTTCTTTGTCTATGCTGCTTTTGCTTTAGCTCTTGACAAAGTTGGCACCAAAGCTCAACATGGGCTAACACAATTGATTGGTGCCATAGCCTTTGCACAaatgtttcttctttttcactttcaCTCAACTGACCACATGGGCCCTGAAGGCCAATACCACTTACTTCTAcaaattgttattgttatttctCTAGCCACCACTCTTATGGGAATTGGTAACCCAAAGAGTTTCATAATCAGTTTTGTAAGGTCAGTCAGCATAATTTTTCAAGGTGTGTGGCTTATGGTCATGGGCTTCATGTTGTGGACACCAGAATTGTTACCTAAAGGTTGCTTTTTGCACCTAGAAGAGGGTCACAAAGTGGCTAGGTGTTCAGGGGATGAAGCACTTTATCGTGCTAAATCATTGATAGTACTTCAATTTAGCTGGTACGTTGTTGGAATCACCAGTTTAGCAGTgctcttctatttatttttggttaaagCTTATGGAGAGAAGGTGGAGTATGCTTCATTGATAAAAGAAGAGGAACAAGAAGGAGAAGATTTTGAAGATATTGAGTCccaaaagaagaggaaaattgGCAATTCAACGAGCTTTATTCAAATGGGAAAAGTCTTTTCACCCATTGACATGGAAAGGTAG